One window from the genome of Candidatus Didemnitutus sp. encodes:
- a CDS encoding esterase family protein, with amino-acid sequence MHEQYVRWYTPHLSRDFEMLVFGHGGLPIILFPTSLGRYYQNKDFGLVGSVASWVDSGRVKIYCPDGLDEQSWYNKNIHPADRVKTHMAYERVILHEIVPRAQHETGWGRVAVAGASFGGYHAVNFALRHPDVAAYCVSLSGAFDIRSFLDGHFDDNAFFNNPVDYLPGLGDPWFLDHIRRMGIILGTGDSDVCRDRNLHLSHLLHSKSIPHFLDDRKWCGHDWNYWRDMFPYYLSLLPI; translated from the coding sequence ATGCACGAGCAATACGTCCGTTGGTATACGCCCCACCTGAGCCGCGATTTCGAGATGCTCGTCTTTGGCCACGGCGGCCTGCCCATCATCCTGTTCCCGACTTCGCTCGGCCGTTATTATCAGAACAAGGATTTCGGTTTGGTCGGCTCCGTCGCCTCGTGGGTCGACTCCGGCCGGGTGAAGATCTATTGCCCGGACGGCCTCGACGAGCAGAGCTGGTATAACAAGAACATCCATCCGGCCGACCGCGTGAAGACGCACATGGCCTACGAGCGCGTCATCCTGCACGAGATCGTCCCCCGCGCCCAGCACGAGACCGGCTGGGGCCGGGTGGCCGTCGCCGGCGCGAGTTTCGGCGGCTACCACGCGGTGAACTTCGCGCTGCGGCACCCGGATGTGGCGGCGTATTGCGTGAGCTTGAGCGGGGCGTTCGACATCCGGTCGTTCCTCGACGGTCATTTCGACGACAACGCCTTTTTCAACAACCCCGTCGACTACCTGCCCGGGCTGGGCGATCCGTGGTTTCTCGATCACATCCGCCGCATGGGCATCATCCTCGGCACGGGCGACAGCGACGTCTGCCGCGACCGCAACCTCCACCTCTCGCACCTCCTCCACTCGAAAAGCATCCCGCACTTCCTCGACGACCGTAAATGGTGTGGACACGACTGGAACTACTGGCGCGACATGTTTCCGTATTACCTCTCCCTCCTCCCGATTTGA
- a CDS encoding alpha/beta hydrolase has protein sequence MSAPEKLPASFRATRRVQRAAQLRVLERFHSRIFRNSRDVTIWTPPGYGDPRRRHPVVYFQDGQNIFDPKTAFGGVAWGAGAAAEKLIRAREITPPILVGIANTGSNRINEYTPSRADYEGMDGAKLRSAGDAKRYARFVETELKPFIDARYLTLPGPRTTSVVGSSMGGLVSLYFGLWHPRVFGNVAALSPSLWWDDRVALRDFARLKRKPDFRLWLDMGTAEEGWEVAQFFRDTLVAAGWAQGDDLEYREIAGGEHNEAAWAARLPDVLRFLVGRRR, from the coding sequence ATGTCCGCTCCCGAGAAACTTCCCGCCTCTTTCCGCGCCACCCGCCGCGTCCAACGCGCCGCGCAGCTCCGCGTGCTCGAACGGTTTCACTCGCGGATCTTCCGCAACAGCCGCGACGTCACGATCTGGACGCCGCCCGGCTACGGCGATCCGCGGCGACGGCACCCGGTCGTCTATTTCCAGGATGGGCAGAACATCTTCGATCCGAAGACCGCGTTCGGCGGCGTCGCCTGGGGCGCCGGTGCGGCGGCGGAAAAACTCATCCGCGCCCGCGAAATCACGCCACCCATCCTCGTCGGCATCGCCAACACCGGCTCGAACCGCATCAACGAATACACGCCGAGCCGCGCCGACTACGAAGGCATGGACGGCGCGAAGCTCCGCAGCGCCGGCGACGCGAAGCGCTACGCGCGCTTCGTCGAGACCGAGCTGAAGCCCTTCATCGACGCGCGTTATCTCACGCTGCCGGGGCCGCGCACGACGTCGGTCGTCGGCTCGTCCATGGGCGGACTCGTTTCGCTCTACTTCGGGCTCTGGCACCCGCGGGTGTTCGGCAATGTCGCGGCGCTCTCGCCTTCGCTTTGGTGGGATGACCGCGTCGCGTTGCGCGACTTTGCGCGGTTGAAGCGCAAGCCGGACTTCCGGCTCTGGCTCGACATGGGCACGGCCGAGGAAGGATGGGAAGTGGCGCAATTTTTCCGCGACACGCTCGTGGCGGCCGGCTGGGCGCAGGGCGACGATCTGGAATACCGCGAGATCGCCGGCGGCGAGCACAACGAGGCGGCGTGGGCGGCGCGCCTGCCGGACGTGCTGCGTTTTCTCGTCGGTCGTCGCCGTTAG
- a CDS encoding pyrimidine/purine nucleoside phosphorylase has product MMSLPTEFSGVTVHTKANVYFDGKVVSHTVLLPGGAKKTLGLIYQGSYHFGTGAPERMEIVAGGCRVQLDGGKDWQDYAAGTFFDVPGKSGFTIEVKSGLCEYICSFL; this is encoded by the coding sequence ATCATGTCGCTCCCCACCGAGTTCTCCGGCGTCACGGTTCACACGAAGGCCAACGTCTATTTCGACGGCAAGGTCGTCAGCCACACCGTGCTGCTGCCGGGCGGCGCGAAGAAGACGCTCGGGCTGATTTATCAGGGCTCGTATCATTTCGGCACCGGTGCGCCGGAGCGCATGGAGATCGTCGCGGGTGGTTGCCGCGTGCAGCTCGACGGGGGCAAGGATTGGCAGGACTACGCGGCCGGCACATTTTTCGATGTCCCGGGCAAGTCGGGCTTCACCATCGAGGTGAAGAGCGGGCTTTGCGAATACATCTGCTCGTTTCTCTGA
- a CDS encoding paraquat-inducible protein A yields the protein MSTPTRSSAAVPALLVAAAALFLSGVFFPFFHVAKFWVFHEAISVVGGIVTLFQEGEYFLFAVLTLFTLVFPAAKLGLLALIWLERDKDLSRIQRLHRWVATLGKWSMLDVFVVAILIVVMKAAGLAQIEIGFGLYLFTFSVVATQIASAWIDRQLGA from the coding sequence ATGTCCACGCCGACCCGCTCGTCCGCCGCCGTGCCCGCGCTGCTCGTCGCCGCCGCGGCGCTGTTCCTCAGCGGCGTATTCTTCCCGTTCTTCCATGTGGCTAAATTCTGGGTCTTTCACGAAGCCATCTCCGTCGTGGGCGGCATCGTCACCCTCTTCCAGGAAGGCGAGTATTTCCTCTTCGCGGTGCTGACGCTGTTCACGCTCGTCTTCCCCGCCGCCAAGCTCGGACTGCTCGCGCTGATCTGGCTCGAGCGCGACAAGGACCTCTCGCGCATCCAGCGCCTGCACCGCTGGGTCGCCACGCTCGGCAAGTGGTCGATGCTCGACGTGTTCGTCGTCGCCATCCTGATCGTGGTGATGAAGGCCGCCGGGCTCGCCCAGATCGAAATCGGTTTCGGCCTCTACCTGTTCACATTTTCGGTCGTCGCCACGCAAATCGCGTCCGCGTGGATCGACCGGCAGCTGGGCGCCTGA
- a CDS encoding CinA family nicotinamide mononucleotide deamidase-related protein: protein MAASPSNNPQPASAGKSSPRFELVTLGDELLLGLTANSHLTWIGAQLGRRGVQLDRNVTISDDADTIARQFRESWARADVIITTGGLGPTCDDRTREVVAEVLGQELVFDPALMAAIEDRFAKFNRTCTPNNRKQAFRFSRGEVFPNPNGTAPGLWAQQDGKVLVMLPGPPNELQPMFTDQVLPLLARLGLVSETESYVQIRTAGVGESMLETRFQPIFDRFPGLGIAYCAHQWQVDCRVSSPDGQYTRATLQAIADECAALLGDDFVCFGHDSLAKVAADHLRQSGRTLAVAESCTGGLLSNSFTDVCGASKFFMGGIVGYSNDAKMLLLDCPECLLSQHGAVSAECAVAMACGVAEQLSADYGLAITGYAGPTNSGKCCDDNGVGTIYIGLHSPAGDWSKKLSYPGQRPAVKQRAVTAAIDWLRREIVREARRAANPLAN from the coding sequence ATGGCCGCCTCTCCGTCGAACAATCCCCAGCCCGCCTCGGCTGGCAAATCATCTCCGCGCTTCGAGCTCGTCACGCTCGGCGACGAGTTGCTCCTCGGGCTGACGGCCAATTCCCACCTCACGTGGATCGGCGCACAGCTCGGCCGGCGCGGCGTGCAGCTCGACCGCAATGTCACCATTTCCGACGACGCCGACACGATCGCGCGGCAGTTCCGCGAGAGCTGGGCGCGGGCCGACGTGATCATCACCACCGGCGGACTCGGGCCCACGTGCGACGACCGCACGCGTGAGGTCGTGGCGGAAGTGCTCGGGCAGGAGCTCGTGTTCGATCCCGCGCTCATGGCGGCGATCGAGGACCGGTTCGCAAAATTCAACCGCACCTGCACGCCCAACAACCGCAAGCAGGCGTTCCGTTTCTCGCGCGGCGAAGTTTTCCCGAATCCCAACGGCACCGCGCCGGGCCTCTGGGCGCAGCAGGATGGCAAGGTGCTCGTCATGCTGCCCGGCCCGCCGAACGAGTTGCAGCCGATGTTCACCGATCAGGTGTTGCCGCTGCTGGCGCGGCTCGGCCTCGTTTCGGAAACCGAGTCCTACGTCCAGATCCGCACGGCTGGCGTGGGCGAATCGATGCTCGAGACGCGCTTCCAGCCGATCTTCGATCGGTTTCCCGGGCTCGGCATCGCGTATTGCGCGCATCAATGGCAGGTCGATTGCCGCGTGAGCTCGCCGGACGGCCAATACACGCGCGCGACGCTCCAGGCCATCGCCGACGAGTGCGCCGCGCTGCTCGGCGACGACTTCGTGTGCTTCGGCCACGACTCGCTCGCGAAGGTCGCGGCCGATCACTTGCGCCAAAGCGGGCGCACGCTCGCGGTGGCCGAGTCGTGCACCGGCGGGTTGCTCTCCAACAGTTTCACGGACGTGTGCGGCGCCTCGAAGTTCTTCATGGGCGGCATCGTCGGCTACAGCAACGACGCGAAGATGCTGCTGCTCGACTGTCCCGAGTGCCTGCTCTCGCAACATGGCGCGGTCAGCGCCGAGTGCGCGGTGGCGATGGCGTGCGGCGTGGCGGAGCAGCTCAGCGCCGATTACGGCCTGGCGATCACGGGCTACGCCGGCCCGACGAACAGCGGCAAATGCTGCGACGACAATGGCGTGGGCACGATCTACATCGGCCTGCATTCGCCGGCCGGAGACTGGTCGAAAAAACTCAGCTATCCCGGCCAGCGCCCCGCGGTGAAGCAGCGCGCGGTCACGGCCGCGATCGACTGGTTGCGCCGCGAGATCGTCCGCGAAGCGCGGCGCGCGGCGAATCCGTTGGCGAACTGA
- a CDS encoding excinuclease ABC subunit UvrC, whose translation MKDRLGRIIYVGKAKSLKKRVSSYFQPGRTRQLRHQPKIRTLIEMIADFETIDVKSEPEALLLEGKLIKQWRPKYNTDFTDDKRFLLVRVNLEHEMPHFALTRFRKEDRSRYFGPFAHSGLLRRTLATMRKQYGVLLGDAHPIKLPDGRYQLYEDVRAELYGWPNEVTAADYRARVEQACDFLDGKSREWLDELREEMKARAAKQEYEKAAELRDVVLALERTLSKTRKFTRDLTRLRPNDEALRAVQEAVGLEAPPRHMECFDISHISGTFVVASMVHFTDGVPDKDNYRRFSIKSFIGNDDFRAMEEVVGRRYRRLIEEQKPFPDLVVIDGGRGQIAAALKAFLALECPPPPMIGLAKKHETIIFPDARDPLNLPLTHPGLNLLQRLRDEAHRFANTYNADLRSRKIRESILDDFPGLGAKRKAALLAHFGSIDRLRAATPDEIAQAEGIGPKFAAELHAFLATPLSSPNED comes from the coding sequence ATGAAGGATCGGCTCGGCCGCATCATCTACGTCGGCAAGGCCAAGAGCCTGAAGAAGCGCGTCTCGTCCTACTTCCAGCCCGGCCGCACGCGCCAGCTCCGCCACCAACCGAAAATCCGCACGCTGATCGAGATGATCGCCGACTTCGAAACGATCGACGTGAAGTCCGAGCCCGAGGCGCTGCTGCTCGAAGGCAAGCTGATCAAGCAGTGGCGCCCGAAATACAACACGGACTTCACCGATGACAAACGCTTCCTCCTCGTCCGCGTGAACCTCGAGCACGAGATGCCGCACTTCGCGCTCACGCGCTTCCGCAAGGAGGACCGCTCGCGCTACTTCGGGCCGTTCGCGCACTCCGGCCTCCTCCGCCGCACGCTCGCGACCATGCGCAAGCAATACGGCGTGCTCCTCGGCGACGCGCACCCGATCAAGCTCCCCGACGGTCGCTATCAGCTCTACGAGGACGTCCGCGCCGAGCTCTACGGCTGGCCCAACGAGGTCACGGCCGCCGACTACCGCGCGCGGGTGGAGCAAGCCTGCGACTTCCTCGACGGCAAGAGCCGCGAATGGCTCGACGAGTTGCGCGAGGAGATGAAAGCGCGCGCCGCCAAACAGGAATACGAGAAGGCCGCCGAGCTGCGTGACGTCGTGCTCGCCCTCGAACGCACGCTGTCGAAAACCCGCAAATTCACCCGCGACCTCACGCGTCTGCGCCCGAACGACGAAGCGCTGCGCGCCGTGCAGGAGGCCGTCGGCCTCGAGGCGCCGCCGCGCCACATGGAGTGCTTCGACATCTCGCACATCAGCGGCACGTTCGTCGTCGCCTCGATGGTGCACTTCACCGACGGCGTGCCCGACAAGGACAACTACCGCCGTTTCTCGATCAAGAGCTTCATCGGCAACGACGACTTCCGCGCCATGGAGGAAGTCGTCGGCCGCCGCTACCGCCGCCTGATCGAGGAACAGAAGCCGTTCCCCGATCTCGTCGTGATCGACGGCGGCCGCGGCCAGATCGCGGCGGCGCTGAAGGCCTTCCTCGCCCTCGAATGCCCGCCGCCACCCATGATCGGCCTCGCGAAGAAGCACGAGACGATCATCTTCCCCGATGCCCGCGACCCGCTGAACCTGCCGCTCACGCACCCGGGCCTGAATCTCCTCCAACGCCTGCGCGACGAGGCCCACCGCTTCGCCAACACCTACAACGCCGACCTCCGTTCGCGCAAAATCCGCGAGAGCATCCTCGACGACTTCCCCGGTCTCGGCGCGAAACGGAAAGCCGCGCTCCTCGCGCATTTCGGCTCCATCGACCGCCTGCGCGCCGCGACGCCCGACGAGATCGCCCAAGCCGAAGGCATCGGCCCGAAGTTCGCGGCCGAGCTCCACGCCTTCCTCGCCACGCCGCTTTCGTCACCAAACGAAGATTGA
- a CDS encoding transposase, which translates to MNRPDRNHLRRLAHVWIENPIYFVTVCVTHRRPLLARTAVAEELRRAWEKSPSLHRWAIGRYVVMPDHVHFFARACPDAKSLADFMRDWKKWTSRRIASVALEHAPIWQPEYFDHVLRSAASYAEKWNYVSANPVRAGLATRAEDWPYTGECVVLTF; encoded by the coding sequence ATGAATCGCCCTGACCGCAACCACCTTCGCCGTTTGGCGCACGTCTGGATCGAAAACCCCATCTACTTCGTGACGGTTTGCGTCACGCACCGGCGTCCGCTCTTGGCGAGGACCGCGGTCGCTGAAGAATTGCGGCGTGCCTGGGAAAAATCTCCTTCCCTGCATCGCTGGGCCATCGGGCGTTATGTGGTCATGCCGGACCATGTGCATTTCTTCGCCCGTGCTTGCCCGGATGCGAAGTCGCTCGCTGATTTCATGCGCGATTGGAAGAAGTGGACGAGCCGCCGGATCGCCTCCGTGGCGCTCGAGCACGCACCGATTTGGCAGCCCGAATATTTCGACCATGTGCTGCGATCTGCGGCCAGTTACGCAGAGAAATGGAATTATGTGTCCGCCAACCCAGTCCGTGCGGGACTGGCGACACGCGCGGAAGACTGGCCGTATACCGGGGAGTGTGTGGTGCTCACGTTCTGA
- a CDS encoding SDR family NAD(P)-dependent oxidoreductase, with product MPSLSGQVVIVTGASSGIGEATARRLARGGAKIVISARRQDRLDALASELDPSDANVLAVAGDVTSDADRRRLVEVTLAKFGRIDGLVNNAGYGTRGPLEIVPVEAIRRNFETNVFSLLALTQLVLPTMRAQGSGCVVNIGSVAGRIARPLSSIYDSTKHALEALTDGLRGELEPFGVRVTLIRPGYIVTEFVSAADAASDEFLAQAGPYEPFLAGFRVGYKKLRSVAGAPDDIARCVEDALTSRNPPPRYAAPFHAKIFLLLKWLLPNRLFARIVRLRR from the coding sequence ATGCCATCGCTTTCCGGTCAGGTCGTCATCGTCACGGGTGCTTCGTCGGGCATTGGCGAAGCCACGGCGCGACGTTTGGCGCGCGGGGGGGCGAAGATCGTCATCTCCGCGCGCCGCCAGGATCGCCTCGATGCGCTGGCGAGCGAACTCGATCCGAGCGACGCAAACGTGCTCGCGGTCGCGGGCGACGTGACGAGCGACGCCGACCGCCGCCGGCTCGTGGAGGTGACGCTCGCGAAATTCGGCCGCATCGACGGGCTCGTGAACAACGCCGGCTACGGCACGCGCGGTCCGCTGGAGATTGTGCCAGTGGAGGCGATCCGCCGGAATTTCGAGACCAACGTCTTTTCGCTCCTCGCGCTCACCCAGCTGGTGCTGCCGACCATGCGCGCGCAGGGCAGCGGCTGCGTGGTGAACATCGGCTCCGTCGCCGGGCGCATCGCGCGACCGCTGTCGAGCATCTACGATTCGACCAAGCACGCGCTCGAAGCGCTGACGGACGGCTTGCGCGGCGAGTTGGAGCCGTTCGGCGTGCGCGTGACGCTCATCCGGCCGGGTTACATCGTGACGGAGTTCGTCTCGGCGGCGGACGCGGCGTCGGACGAATTTCTCGCGCAGGCGGGACCTTACGAGCCGTTCCTCGCGGGCTTCCGCGTCGGCTACAAGAAGCTGCGCTCGGTGGCCGGCGCGCCGGACGACATCGCGCGCTGCGTCGAGGACGCGCTCACGAGCCGCAATCCGCCGCCGCGCTACGCGGCGCCGTTTCACGCGAAGATTTTTCTGCTTTTGAAGTGGCTCCTGCCGAACCGGCTGTTCGCGCGCATCGTGCGGCTGCGGCGGTGA
- a CDS encoding cellulase family glycosylhydrolase, translating to MKIRLFLRCFCLALPLALTAAPTESAPPLNPSGFRIHRGTNLSHWLSQYAGAPRDRFITEDDFRFIARTGFDHVRLPVDEKELWDDAGRPNEENFGYLTKALGWARAHQLRVIVDLHTVRAHHFNVANDGGPANTLFSDPAAQRHFLGLWQQLSTRLRDQPVDAVAYEILNEAVADHDEDWNRLAAAALAQIRATEPRRVVVIGSNRWQGAWKFPALQVPAGDPNIILSTHCYEPFTFTHYRASWAPVKLYTGPVQYPGRPIPAEELAKIEAQQPRHIVDQFASARREWNVDTIRADLMPAIKRARELGLQLYCGEFGCLPTVPRADRLRYYRDFVGVLESEGMAWANWDYKGNFGLFQRKGTDKSSGAPDAELLAALFQQ from the coding sequence ATGAAAATCCGCCTGTTCCTCCGCTGTTTCTGCCTGGCTCTCCCGCTCGCCCTCACCGCCGCCCCGACCGAATCCGCGCCGCCGCTCAACCCCTCCGGCTTCCGCATCCACCGCGGCACGAACCTCAGCCACTGGCTCTCGCAATACGCCGGCGCGCCGCGCGACCGGTTCATCACCGAGGACGATTTCCGCTTCATCGCCCGCACCGGCTTCGACCATGTGCGCCTGCCCGTCGACGAAAAGGAGCTCTGGGACGACGCCGGCCGGCCGAACGAGGAGAACTTCGGCTACCTCACGAAGGCGCTCGGCTGGGCTCGCGCGCACCAGCTGCGCGTCATCGTCGATCTCCACACCGTCCGCGCGCACCACTTCAACGTCGCCAACGACGGCGGCCCCGCCAACACACTCTTCAGCGACCCCGCCGCCCAGCGGCACTTTCTCGGTCTGTGGCAACAGCTCTCCACGCGCCTGCGCGACCAGCCGGTCGACGCCGTCGCCTACGAGATCCTCAACGAAGCCGTCGCGGACCACGACGAGGACTGGAACCGCCTCGCCGCCGCCGCCCTCGCGCAGATCCGCGCCACCGAGCCGCGGCGCGTCGTCGTCATCGGCTCGAACCGCTGGCAAGGCGCGTGGAAATTTCCCGCGCTGCAAGTCCCCGCCGGCGACCCGAACATCATCCTCAGCACGCACTGCTACGAGCCGTTCACCTTCACGCACTATCGCGCCAGCTGGGCGCCGGTGAAACTCTACACCGGTCCCGTGCAATATCCCGGCCGCCCGATTCCCGCCGAGGAACTCGCCAAAATCGAGGCGCAGCAACCGCGGCACATCGTCGATCAGTTCGCCAGCGCCCGCCGCGAGTGGAACGTCGACACCATCCGCGCGGACCTGATGCCAGCCATCAAGCGCGCGCGCGAACTCGGCCTGCAGCTTTACTGCGGCGAGTTCGGCTGCCTGCCGACCGTGCCGCGCGCGGATCGGCTGCGCTATTACCGCGATTTCGTCGGCGTGCTCGAGAGCGAGGGGATGGCTTGGGCCAACTGGGACTACAAAGGCAACTTCGGCCTCTTCCAACGCAAGGGAACGGACAAATCCTCGGGCGCGCCCGACGCCGAACTCCTCGCCGCGCTGTTTCAGCAATAG
- a CDS encoding DNA polymerase III subunit delta, giving the protein MPGAKSFVFICGPDDFLVGRLGKERFEAMAQEAGADDFSREILSGFANNVDEVETAVNRFRDSVQTVAMFGGKRVVWFKDVNFLADTVTGRAEGTLRQVEALQEILEKVNPEEVGVIVTAAPLDRRRSFPKWCESHADFELVGGDADSAAEGLAGVALAEARAIGASFGDGAVELLLTKVGANTRLITEEVRKLATFAGEGAAIEEAHVADLTPNVAEGDFFEAADRFFAADLRGTLDALQRHFFAGGDSRPLISSLQNRNRILIQARVLIDAGELKPPSERFGFDKSAWARAQGVYSARFGGDAEKSSFNLFTQNQWYAGKLVGGAKLPTLRRLIDNQQEFIRAFEEIIRRPNEQETVMREMVVRCLGA; this is encoded by the coding sequence ATGCCCGGCGCCAAATCCTTCGTCTTCATCTGCGGTCCCGACGACTTCCTCGTCGGCCGGCTGGGCAAGGAACGCTTCGAGGCCATGGCGCAGGAGGCGGGCGCGGACGATTTTTCGCGCGAGATCCTGAGCGGCTTCGCCAACAACGTCGATGAGGTCGAGACGGCGGTGAACCGCTTCCGCGATTCCGTGCAGACGGTCGCGATGTTCGGCGGCAAGCGCGTGGTGTGGTTCAAGGACGTGAACTTCCTAGCTGACACCGTCACCGGTCGCGCCGAAGGCACGCTCCGGCAGGTCGAGGCGCTCCAGGAAATCCTCGAGAAGGTGAACCCCGAGGAGGTCGGCGTGATCGTCACCGCCGCGCCGCTCGACCGCCGCCGCAGTTTCCCGAAATGGTGCGAGTCGCACGCCGACTTCGAACTCGTCGGCGGCGATGCTGACAGCGCGGCCGAGGGCCTCGCGGGCGTGGCGCTGGCCGAGGCGCGCGCGATCGGCGCCAGCTTCGGTGACGGTGCCGTGGAGTTGTTGCTCACCAAAGTCGGCGCCAACACGCGCCTCATCACCGAGGAAGTGCGCAAGCTCGCCACCTTCGCCGGCGAGGGTGCGGCGATCGAGGAGGCGCACGTGGCCGATCTCACGCCCAACGTCGCCGAGGGCGACTTCTTCGAGGCGGCGGATCGGTTCTTCGCGGCCGATTTGCGCGGGACGCTCGATGCGTTGCAGCGGCACTTCTTCGCTGGCGGCGACTCGCGGCCGCTCATCTCGTCGCTCCAGAACCGCAATCGCATCCTGATCCAAGCGCGAGTGCTGATCGACGCGGGTGAGCTGAAGCCACCGTCGGAGCGGTTCGGTTTCGACAAGTCGGCGTGGGCGCGCGCGCAGGGCGTCTACTCGGCGCGCTTCGGCGGCGATGCGGAGAAGAGCTCGTTCAATCTCTTCACCCAGAACCAATGGTATGCCGGCAAGCTCGTCGGCGGCGCGAAGCTCCCGACGTTGCGCCGCCTGATCGACAACCAGCAGGAATTCATCCGCGCGTTCGAGGAGATCATCCGCCGGCCAAACGAGCAGGAGACCGTGATGCGCGAGATGGTCGTGCGCTGCCTCGGCGCGTGA
- a CDS encoding mucoidy inhibitor MuiA family protein, with translation MKLLRLTALLSLFAAALSAAPVESTISAVTVYTDRAVVTRTATVDLAGGQAELVFANLPESLLDQSVQVSGRGTAQAVILDVAARRTFVDFTPNARVKEIEDQLRALRNDDRTLGDQVAVLGSQRDSINEFMKNAVAASKDAGRPKLEDVRATLEFGQKQLLDIAQANQKLDQQREELGNKIAALEQQLNELRGTGGKGFKTVVVRVSAAQAGNLELALSYTVGNARWTPSYDARVLSGERSVALGYFGVVRQTTGEDWKNVALTLSTARPSLGGAAPTLTAWNLDVWVNRPMAAASEPRDAYEADKREQRAKLNAARVVNMQAFTTNAAPADMAPPPPEAELASATVESGATSASFKIATAFTIPSDGSAQKVPIAAAKLAANPEYLTVPKRQQTAFLTTKVVNSTDFPLLAGPMNVFLDGTFVATSALRTVMAGEKFDLALGADEGISVKHKRVQKFTEDTGLTNSGKRITYEYLLTIQNNKKSAERVIVVDQLPLSRNEKVVVKQLAPDAREVKPTDEGSLKWTLDLKPGEKREITVKFAVEYPNDVNVTGLE, from the coding sequence ATGAAACTCCTCCGGCTCACCGCCCTCCTCTCCCTGTTCGCCGCCGCGCTCTCCGCCGCGCCGGTCGAATCCACCATTTCCGCCGTCACGGTCTACACCGACCGCGCCGTCGTCACTCGCACCGCCACCGTCGATCTTGCCGGGGGCCAGGCCGAACTCGTCTTTGCCAACCTGCCCGAGTCGCTCCTCGACCAGTCCGTGCAGGTCAGCGGCCGCGGCACCGCGCAAGCCGTCATCCTCGACGTCGCTGCGCGGCGGACCTTCGTCGACTTCACGCCCAACGCCCGCGTGAAAGAAATCGAGGATCAGCTCCGCGCCCTCCGTAACGACGACCGCACGCTCGGCGACCAGGTCGCCGTCCTCGGCAGCCAACGCGACAGCATCAACGAATTCATGAAGAACGCCGTCGCCGCCTCCAAGGACGCCGGCCGGCCGAAACTCGAAGACGTGCGCGCCACGCTCGAGTTCGGCCAGAAACAGCTCCTCGATATCGCGCAAGCGAACCAGAAGCTCGACCAGCAACGCGAGGAACTCGGCAACAAGATCGCCGCGCTCGAACAGCAGCTCAACGAGCTCCGCGGCACCGGCGGCAAGGGCTTCAAGACCGTCGTCGTCCGCGTCTCCGCCGCCCAGGCCGGCAACCTCGAGCTCGCGCTCTCCTACACCGTCGGCAACGCCCGCTGGACGCCCAGCTACGACGCCCGCGTGCTCAGCGGCGAACGCTCGGTGGCGCTCGGCTACTTCGGCGTCGTCCGCCAGACGACCGGCGAGGACTGGAAGAATGTCGCCCTCACGCTCTCGACCGCGCGCCCGTCGCTCGGCGGCGCCGCGCCGACGCTGACGGCGTGGAATTTGGATGTGTGGGTCAACCGCCCGATGGCGGCAGCATCTGAGCCCCGTGACGCTTACGAGGCCGACAAACGCGAGCAACGGGCCAAGCTCAACGCCGCCCGCGTCGTGAACATGCAAGCCTTCACCACCAACGCCGCGCCCGCCGACATGGCCCCGCCGCCGCCCGAAGCCGAACTCGCCTCCGCCACCGTCGAATCCGGCGCCACCAGCGCATCCTTCAAAATCGCCACTGCCTTCACGATCCCGAGCGACGGCTCCGCGCAGAAGGTCCCGATCGCCGCCGCCAAGCTCGCCGCCAATCCCGAATACCTCACCGTCCCGAAGCGCCAGCAGACCGCGTTCCTCACCACCAAGGTCGTCAACTCCACCGACTTCCCGCTGCTCGCCGGCCCGATGAACGTGTTCCTCGACGGCACCTTCGTCGCCACCAGCGCGCTCCGCACCGTGATGGCCGGCGAGAAGTTCGACCTCGCCCTCGGCGCCGACGAGGGGATCAGCGTGAAGCACAAGCGCGTGCAGAAGTTCACCGAGGACACCGGCCTCACCAACTCCGGCAAGCGCATCACATACGAGTATCTCCTCACGATCCAGAACAACAAGAAGTCCGCCGAGCGCGTGATCGTCGTCGACCAGCTCCCGCTCTCGCGCAACGAGAAGGTCGTCGTCAAGCAGCTCGCTCCTGACGCCCGCGAAGTGAAGCCCACCGACGAAGGTTCGCTGAAGTGGACGCTCGACCTGAAGCCCGGCGAGAAGCGCGAGATCACCGTGAAGTTCGCCGTCGAGTATCCCAACGACGTCAACGTCACCGGCCTCGAGTAA